In one Alnus glutinosa chromosome 12, dhAlnGlut1.1, whole genome shotgun sequence genomic region, the following are encoded:
- the LOC133851225 gene encoding serine/threonine-protein phosphatase BSL1: protein MGSKQWLSPAPTYRSLETYWDTDDDGPGPRCGHTLTAVAASKSHGPRLILFGGATAIEGGASSSAPGIRLAGVTNSVHSYDVLTRKWIRIRPAGDPPSPRAAHAAAAVGTMVVFQGGIGPAGHSTDDLYVLDMTNDKFKWHRVVVQGQGPGPRYGHVMDLIAQRYLVTVSGNDGKRVLSDAWALDTAQKPYVWQRLNPEGDRPSARMYATASARSDGMFLLCGGRDTSGAPLADAYGLLMHRNGQWEWTLAPGVSPSQRYQHAAVFVGARLHVTGGALRGGRAVEGEAAIAVLDTAAGVWLDRNGLVTTSRTSKGHAEYDSSLELMRRCRHAAASVGVRIYIYGGLKGDILLDDFLVAENSQYQPDMNSPVITSERALPITSTRVNQSNVNPYVTTPTLDSGEEILSSGGLSFSNMDKNSLEKLREASAAEAEAAAAVWQAAQAASASPAEETSVSDDNSQAAETTSDGSDTEADVRLHPRAVVVAKETVGNLGGMVRQLSLDQFENESRRMIPMNNDLSYPTKKFTRQRSPQGLHKKIITTLLKPRNWKPPANRRFFLDSYEVGELCYAAEQIFMHEPTVLQLKAPVKVFGDLHGQFGDLMRLFDEYGFPSTAGDITYIDYLFLGDYVDRGQHSLETITLLLALKIEYPENVHLIRGNHEAADINALFGFRLECIERMGENDGIWAWTRFNQLFNYLPLAALIEKKIICMHGGIGRSIHSVEQIEKLERPITMDAGSIILMDLLWSDPTENDSVEGLRPNARGPGLVTFGPDRVTEFCKKNKLQLIIRAHECVMDGFERFAQGQLITLFSATNYCGTANNAGAILVVGRGLVVVPKLIHPLPPPLQSPETSPERVIDDTWMQELNIQRPPTPTRGRPQPDLDRSSLAYI, encoded by the exons ATGGGTTCGAAGCAATGGCTGTCACCGGCTCCGACCTATCGTAGCTTGGAGACCTACTGGGACACGGACGATGACGGACCTGGTCCCCGATGCGGTCACACCCTCACCGCCGTCGCCGCCTCCAAATCCCATGGCCCGCGGCTCATCTTATTCGGCGGCGCTACCGCCATCGAAGGCGGGGCATCCTCCTCCGCCCCTGGCATCA GGTTAGCGGGTGTCACCAATTCGGTTCATTCTTATGACGTTCTTACCAGGAAATGGATCAG AATTAGGCCCGCCGGTGACCCGCCGTCGCCTCGGGCTGCACATGCTGCGGCTGCAGTTGGAACTATGGTTGTTTTCCAG GGTGGGATAGGTCCTGCTGGACATTCCACAGATGATCTATACGTGCTGGACATGACAAATGATAAGTTTAAGTGGCACAG GGTGGTTGTACAAGGACAAGGACCTGGACCTCGCTATGGCCATGTAATGGACTTGATTGCTCAAAGATATCTTGTCACTGTCAGTGGGAATGATG ggaAAAGGGTTCTATCTGATGCTTGGGCTTTGGATACGGCTCAGAAACCTTATGTATGGCAGAGGCTGAACCCTGAAGGTGATAGACCTTCTGCTAGAAT GTACGCGACAGCTAGTGCCCGCTCAGATGGCATGTTTTTGCTGTGCGGTGGAAGAGACACTTCTGGCGCG CCACTTGCGGATGCTTATGGGCTGCTCATGCATAGGAATGGTCAGTGGGAGTGGACTCTAGCACCAGGCGTGTCTCCTTCACAAAGGTATCAGCATGCTGCG GTTTTTGTTGGTGCTCGATTGCATGTTACAGGAGGTGCCCTTAGAGGAGGACGTGCAGTCGAAGGTGAAGCAGCTATTGCAG TATTGGACACTGCTGCCGGAGTTTGGTTAGATAGAAACGGCCTGGTCACCACTTCGCGCACAAGCAAGGGACACGCTGAATATGATTCTTCTTTGGAGCTTATGCGTCGTTGTCGCCATGCAGCTGCATCTGTTGGTGTtcgtatatatatttatggtggTCTCAAGGGAG ATATACTGTTGGATGATTTTCTGGTAGCAGAAAATTCACAATATCAGCCTGACATGAATTCTCCTGTAATAACCTCTGAGAGAGCCTTACCAATAACAAGTACCAGAGTGAATCAATCAAATGTAAACCCTTATGTGACGACACCAACTTTGGATAGTGGAGAAGAGATTCTTTCATCTGGTGGCTTGAG CTTTAGCAACATGGACAAAAATTCTTTGGAGAAACTGAGGGAGGCTTCTGCTGCTGAAGCTGAGGCAGCTGCTGCTGTCTGGCAAGCTGCGCAGGCTGCATCTGCCTCTCCTGCTGAAGAGACGTCTGTATCAGATGACAATTCCCAAGCAGCAGAAACAACTTCAGATGGTAGTGATACTGAAGCAGATGTTCGTCTTCACCCAAGAGCT GTTGTAGTTGCTAAAGAGACTGTAGGTAACCTGGGTGGGATGGTAAGACAGTTATCTTTGGATCAATTTGAGAATGAGAGCAGACGAATGATTCCAATGAACAATGATTTATCCTATCCTACTAAAAAGTTCACCAGGCAGAGGTCTCCTCAGGGCTTACATAAGAAG ATTATTACTACATTGCTCAAGCCTCGTAACTGGAAACCTCCTGCCAATAGGAGGTTTTTCCTTGATTCTTATGAAGTGGGCGAGCTCTGTTATGCTGCTGAACAGATCTTTATGCATGAGCCAACAGTCCTTCAGCTGAAAGCACCTGTTAAAGTATTTGGTGATCTCCATGGACAATTTGGTGATTTGATGCGGCTATTTGATGAATATGGATTTCCCTCCACTGCAGGAGACATAAC GTATATTGACTACTTGTTTTTGGGCGACTATGTTGATCGAGGACAACATAGCTTGGAGACCATAACTTTGCTCCTAGCTCTTAAG ATTGAATATCCTGAGAATGTTCACTTAATACGTGGAAACCATGAGGCTGCTGACATAAATGCTCTCTTTGGTTTTCGCCTTGAATGCATTGAGAGAATG GGAGAGAATGATGGAATATGGGCATGGACACGATTTAATCAACTATTCAACTATCTCCCACTTGCTGCACTTATTGAGAAGAAAATTATCTGTATGCATGGTGGCATAGGGAGATCTATACATTCAGTAGAACAGATAGAGAAGCTTGAAAGGCCAATAACAATGGATGCTGGATCTATAATTTTGATGGATCTTTTGTG GTCTGATCCTACAGAAAATGATAGTGTGGAGGGTTTGAGACCGAATGCTAGAGGCCCTGGTCTTGTCACTTTTGGG CCTGATCGAGTCACTGAATTCtgtaagaaaaacaaattacagcTCATTATAAGGGCCCATGAATGTGTCATGGATGGGTTTGAACGTTTTGCTCAGGGACAGTTGATAACTCTTTTTTCTGCTACTAACTATTGTG GGACGGCAAACAACGCTGGAGCTATTCTGGTAGTTGGCAGGGGGTTGGTCGTGGTTCCAAAATTAATTCATCCCTTGCCACCTCCCCTTCAGTCTCCGGAGACATCTCCTGAACGTGTTATAGATGACACGTGGATGCAG GAGCTTAACATTCAAAGACCGCCAACTCCTACACGTGGCCGACCACAGCCTGACCTTGACCGGAGCTCACTTGCATATATATGA